The following coding sequences lie in one Pseudorca crassidens isolate mPseCra1 chromosome 2, mPseCra1.hap1, whole genome shotgun sequence genomic window:
- the CCDC181 gene encoding coiled-coil domain-containing protein 181 isoform X3: MDENQETDLKGSEEYEDDFEKDLEWLINEKEENGASVIEKVCGNEENINQGLKENETEIEHSKQLSDSDRSFKDEVSSIRNDFISVPSIQPLDPISDSDSENSLQESKLESQQDLEEEEDEEVRRYIMEKIIQANKLLQNQEPVNDKRERKLKFKDKLVDLEVPPLEDTDTYKNYLENESDVSGKLSQLCISNEFAQENVLLSPTDGNSEENKDRKILVERDGKFELLNLQDIESQGFLPPINNANYTENEPQQLSPRSPNLSVSGVKKEEPIAKIHALAHSSTEEQLAYISQPPPNPKTHPGSAANSDRSKGNGKSSHRTRSADVSPVTSTYCLSPQQKELQKRLEQKREKLKREEEQRKIEEEKEKKKENDMVFKAWLQKKREQVLEMRRIQRAKQIEDMNSRQENRDPQQAFRLWLKKKHEEQLKERKIEELRKQEECLFFFKGTEGRERAFKQWLRRKRIEKLAEQQAVKERTRQLRLEAKHSKQLQYHLYNMSEAKSFRFTDHYS, translated from the exons AAGGTTTGTGGGAATGAAGAGAATATTAACCAAGGcttaaaagagaatgaaacagaaatagaacatTCCAAGCAGCTTTCTGATTCTGACAGATCTTTCAAGGATGAGGTTTCATCAATAAGAAATGACTTCATTTCTGTACCGAGTATTCAACCTTTGGATCCCATATCAGATTCAGACAGTGAAAACTCTTTACAGGAATCCAAACTAGAAAGCCAGCAAgacctggaggaggaagaggatgaggaagtaaggagatatattatggagaaaattatacaaGCCAACAAGCTTCTACAAAATCAAGAACCTGTGAatgataaaagggaaagaaaacttaAATTCAAAGACAAATTAGTTGATTTGGAAGTTCCTCCTCTGGAAGACACTGATACTTACAAAAATTATCTTGAAAATGAAAGTGATGTGTCTGGAAAACTGTCTCAGTTATGTATTTCCAATGAATTTGCACAAGAAAATGTGCTCCTGTCGCCTACTGATGgaaattctgaagaaaacaagGATAGGAAAATACTAGTAGAGAGAGATGGAAAGTTTGAACTTCTGAATTTACAAGACATTGAGAGTCAGGGGTTTTTGCCCCCCATTAATAATGCTAATTATACAGAAAATGAGCCTCAGCAGTTGTCACCCAgatctcccaatttatctgtcagtggagtCAAGAAAGAAGAGCCAATAGCAAAAATTcatgctctggctcactcatcaACAGAAGAGCAACTGGCTTATATCTCTCAGCCACCACCCAACCCCAAGACTCATCCAGGTTCTGCTGCCAACTCAGATCGAAGTAAGGGGAATGGAAAATCTAGTCATAGGACACGGTCTGCAGATGTATCTCCAGTGACCTCAACATACTGTCTCTCTCCTCAACAGAAAGAACTGCAAAAACGActagaacaaaagagagaaaagctaAAGAGAGAG gaggaacaaaggaaaatagaagaagagaaagaaaagaaaaaagagaatgacaTGGTGTTTAAAGCATGGTTGCAAAAGAAGAGAGAGCAGGTCCTAGAAATGAGGAGAATTCAGCGAGCAAAGCAAATTGAAGACATGAACAGTAGA CAGGAAAACAGAGATCCACAGCAAGCTTTTCGATTATGGCTTAAAAAAAAGCACGAAGAacagttgaaagaaagaaagatagaagaacTGCGAAAGCAAGAGGAATGCTTATTCTTCTTTAAAGGAACAGAAGGCCGTGAAAGGGCCTTTAAACA ATGGCTAAGAAGGAAACGGATAGAAAAACTAGCAGAGCAGCAAGCTGTCAAAGAAAGAACTAGACAGCTCCGACTGGAAGCAAAGCATTCTAAACAGTTACAGTACCACCTATATAATATGTCAGAAGCCAAATCTTTTCGTTTTACTGATCATTACAGCTGA
- the CCDC181 gene encoding coiled-coil domain-containing protein 181 isoform X2, whose amino-acid sequence MRETPQRKMDENQETDLKGSEEYEDDFEKDLEWLINEKEENGASVIEKVCGNEENINQGLKENETEIEHSKQLSDSDRSFKDEVSSIRNDFISVPSIQPLDPISDSDSENSLQESKLESQQDLEEEEDEEVRRYIMEKIIQANKLLQNQEPVNDKRERKLKFKDKLVDLEVPPLEDTDTYKNYLENESDVSGKLSQLCISNEFAQENVLLSPTDGNSEENKDRKILVERDGKFELLNLQDIESQGFLPPINNANYTENEPQQLSPRSPNLSVSGVKKEEPIAKIHALAHSSTEEQLAYISQPPPNPKTHPGSAANSDRSKGNGKSSHRTRSADVSPVTSTYCLSPQQKELQKRLEQKREKLKREEEQRKIEEEKEKKKENDMVFKAWLQKKREQVLEMRRIQRAKQIEDMNSRQENRDPQQAFRLWLKKKHEEQLKERKIEELRKQEECLFFFKGTEGRERAFKQWLRRKRIEKLAEQQAVKERTRQLRLEAKHSKQLQYHLYNMSEAKSFRFTDHYS is encoded by the exons AAGGTTTGTGGGAATGAAGAGAATATTAACCAAGGcttaaaagagaatgaaacagaaatagaacatTCCAAGCAGCTTTCTGATTCTGACAGATCTTTCAAGGATGAGGTTTCATCAATAAGAAATGACTTCATTTCTGTACCGAGTATTCAACCTTTGGATCCCATATCAGATTCAGACAGTGAAAACTCTTTACAGGAATCCAAACTAGAAAGCCAGCAAgacctggaggaggaagaggatgaggaagtaaggagatatattatggagaaaattatacaaGCCAACAAGCTTCTACAAAATCAAGAACCTGTGAatgataaaagggaaagaaaacttaAATTCAAAGACAAATTAGTTGATTTGGAAGTTCCTCCTCTGGAAGACACTGATACTTACAAAAATTATCTTGAAAATGAAAGTGATGTGTCTGGAAAACTGTCTCAGTTATGTATTTCCAATGAATTTGCACAAGAAAATGTGCTCCTGTCGCCTACTGATGgaaattctgaagaaaacaagGATAGGAAAATACTAGTAGAGAGAGATGGAAAGTTTGAACTTCTGAATTTACAAGACATTGAGAGTCAGGGGTTTTTGCCCCCCATTAATAATGCTAATTATACAGAAAATGAGCCTCAGCAGTTGTCACCCAgatctcccaatttatctgtcagtggagtCAAGAAAGAAGAGCCAATAGCAAAAATTcatgctctggctcactcatcaACAGAAGAGCAACTGGCTTATATCTCTCAGCCACCACCCAACCCCAAGACTCATCCAGGTTCTGCTGCCAACTCAGATCGAAGTAAGGGGAATGGAAAATCTAGTCATAGGACACGGTCTGCAGATGTATCTCCAGTGACCTCAACATACTGTCTCTCTCCTCAACAGAAAGAACTGCAAAAACGActagaacaaaagagagaaaagctaAAGAGAGAG gaggaacaaaggaaaatagaagaagagaaagaaaagaaaaaagagaatgacaTGGTGTTTAAAGCATGGTTGCAAAAGAAGAGAGAGCAGGTCCTAGAAATGAGGAGAATTCAGCGAGCAAAGCAAATTGAAGACATGAACAGTAGA CAGGAAAACAGAGATCCACAGCAAGCTTTTCGATTATGGCTTAAAAAAAAGCACGAAGAacagttgaaagaaagaaagatagaagaacTGCGAAAGCAAGAGGAATGCTTATTCTTCTTTAAAGGAACAGAAGGCCGTGAAAGGGCCTTTAAACA ATGGCTAAGAAGGAAACGGATAGAAAAACTAGCAGAGCAGCAAGCTGTCAAAGAAAGAACTAGACAGCTCCGACTGGAAGCAAAGCATTCTAAACAGTTACAGTACCACCTATATAATATGTCAGAAGCCAAATCTTTTCGTTTTACTGATCATTACAGCTGA
- the LOC137209318 gene encoding SNRPN upstream reading frame protein-like yields MERPLETLCSEERPVARWSRARDRLHLRWTMEQHIPEVEVQVKRRRTASLRNQACRLYPRWSQQQQQVPAVEFHVELRQAFLAETPRGG; encoded by the coding sequence ATGGAACGGCCACTGGAGACATTGTGTTCTGAGGAGCGGCCAGTGGCACGATGGAGCAGGGCCAGGGACCGCTTACACTTGAGATGGACCATGGAACAGCACATCCCAGAGGTGGAAGTCCAAGTCAAACGTAGAAGGACAGCCTCGCTACGCAACCAGGCGTGTCGCCTGTACCCGAGGTGgtctcagcagcagcagcaagtaCCCGCGGTGGAATTCCATGTGGAACTGAGGCAGGCATTCTTAGCTGAGACGCCAAGAGGTGGTTAA